The Accipiter gentilis chromosome 7, bAccGen1.1, whole genome shotgun sequence genome includes a region encoding these proteins:
- the LOC126040437 gene encoding feather beta keratin, translated as MSCYDLCRPCGPTPLANSCNEPCVRQCQDSRVVIEPSPVVVTLPGPILSSFPQNTAVGSTTSAAVGSILSAEGVPINSGGFSLSGLGGRYCGRRCLPC; from the coding sequence atgtcctgctacgatctgtgccgtccctgtgggccaaccccgcttgccaacagctgcaacgagccctgtgtcaggcagtgccaagACTCCCGTGTGGTTATTGAaccctctcccgtggtggtgaccctgcccggacccatcctcagctccttcccccagaacaccgctgtgggatccaccacctccgctgctgttggcagcatcctgagtgctgagggagtgcccatcaactctgggggctttagcctctctggccttggtggccgctactgtggcagaaggtgcctgccctgctaa